The genome window CGTATTGATAAACTTTGATTATTAAAGGTTTGGCATCTGATTTTTTTTTCTTGAAATAGCATGTTTTTGAATTGTTTTAGACTTTTTTCACCTGTTATTGGATACTATTTTACAGTAACGTTTTTAAAAAGGAAGTCTCAAACAGAATGTAGTTATTCACTTTCGCTATTTGGCGAATAAGCCTTATATTTGCACACTTAAAAAAAAATAATCATAAGATGTCATTATCCAATATTCTTACCCCATCGATAGAAAAAGCAATTCAGACTTTGTTTGACGTAACCATTGATAAAATTGAGTTTCAAGCTACCCGCAAAGAATTTGAAGGCGATATAACGATGGTGATTTTTCCATTATTGAAAGTGGTAAAAAGTAATCCTGTAGAATTAGGAAACAAAATTGGAAACTATTTAGTAGAAAATGTTTCAGAAGTAGCTCGTTTTAACGTGGTTTCAGGATTTTTAAATATTGTGATTGCAGACAGTTATTATCTGAATTTCTTTAATGGAATCAGAAGTACTGATAAATTCGGTTTTGTAACGCCTTCGGCAGATGATAAAGCGGTGATGGTTGAATATTCTTCGCCAAACACTAATAAACCGCTGCACTTAGGACACGTTCGTAATAATTTGTTAGGATATTCAGTTGCCGAAATTATCAAAGCTTCGGGTAAAAAAGTTTATAAAACTCAAATCATCAACGATAGAGGAATTCATATCTGCAAATCAATGCTGGCTTGGCAGAAATTTGGAAACGGAGAAACTCCTGAATCGACAGGTTTGAAAGGGGATAAATTGGTTGGAAATTATTATGTGGCTTTTGATAAAGCATACAAAGAAGAAATAAACCAATTAATTTCACAAGGAAAAACTGAAGACGAGGCCAAAAAACAAGCGCCAATCATTCTTGAAGCACAGCAAATGCTTTTGGATTGGGAAGCTGGAAAACCAGAAGTTATCGAACTTTGGAAAAAGATGAACCAATGGGTTTATGACGGTTTTGGAACAACTTATAAAAACCTAGGAGTTGATTTTGACAGTTATTATTACGAAAGCAACACTTATTTGTTAGGCAAAGATGTCGTTCAGGTGGGATTGGACAAAGGAATTTTTGAAAAAGACCCAGACGGTTCGGTTTGGATTGATTTGACTGATGAAGGTTTGGATCGTAAAATTGTGTTGCGTTCTGATGGAACCGCGGTTTATATGACGCAGGATATTGGAACTGCGATTCAGCGTGTAAAAGATATGCCGGATGTTGGCGGAATGGTGTACACGGTAGGGAACGAGCAGGACTATCACTTCAAAGTATTGTTCTTAATCCTTAAAAAATTAGGATTTGACTGGGCTTCCAATCTTTTCCATTTATCATACGGAATGGTAGATTTACCTTCTGGAAAAATGAAATCAAGAGAAGGAACTGTTGTAGATGCCGACGATTTAATGAATGAAATGACTGCAACAGCTCAAAAAATTTCTGAAGATTTAGGAAAATTGGACGGCTATTCTGCCGATGAAAAAGCAAAACTATTCAATACAATAGGTCTTGGAGCACTTAAATATTATATTTTGAAAGTGGATCCAAAGAAAAGAATCCTGTTTAATCCAGAAGAATCGGTTGATTTTGCTGGAAATACAGGACCTTTCATTCAATATACTTATGCCAGAATTCAATCCATTTTAAGAAAAGCCGATTTTGATTTGAATGCAGTATCAGGCGTTGCAGAGGTTCACGAAAAAGAAAAAGAACTGATAAAACAGCTTGAGTTGTTTCCAGAAGTGATTCAGAACGCGGCCAACAATCACAGCCCGGCTTTGATTGCCAATTATACATACGATTTGGTTCGTGAGTATAATTCTTTTTACCAGGCTGTTTCCATACTTGGGGAAACTGATTTAGCTAAAAAAACATTCAGAGTACAGCTGTCCAAAAAAGTAGCAGATGTTATTGCTGATTCTTTTAGTTTACTTGGGATAAATGTTCCGGAGAGAATGTAATTTCGAAAATAAACATAAAAAAACCGAACTGAAAAGTTCGGTTTTTTTATGTGCTAAATTTTTATATCAATTTGAAATAATTAGATAATTGATTTCAACCGGTTTCAGTATTTTATCTTCGCTGACACAATCGACCAAAAAGCGCAGTTCTTCCAGTTCTTTTCTGTTGAGCAGAATAATAAAATTAGACTGCAGAGTAGGAATTGGAATCTTCTTGTCATAAATGGAATTTTTATATTCCCTTTCCCAATAATCAATATCAATCTGATCGATATAATTGGCAAAACTAGTCATTTCAATGCCGCTCAAGTCAAAGGTAAGATTATTGAACAGCAGCTGATACATATCTCTATGCTGACAAAAGAGCAAAATGCCATTTGAAGTCCGGTTTAATACTTTTAGATTGCACATAAGTGTGGTTCTTTGAATTATTATTTTTATTCAGTCCTTAGCTTTTAGTCCTTAGTTGTACAGCATAGAAAGAATCCGTTTTTGTGAAATTTCGAATTTAGACTTAGAAGCTAATCACTAAGGACTAATCACTATTTAATGACAAATGAATCAATTATTGCATCAACTTCAGCTTGGGTTGCAGTTGGTTTTAAATCAAATAAAAGAGAGAAAAGTGATTTCTTGTTTACTTTATTCTGCAGCGATAAATCCTTATTGCTGCCATAAACTTTTTCCCATTTGCTTCTCACTTTTGCCCAGACTTCCTTATTGTTTTTCCACCAGTTTTGTGCCAATAAACATTTGCTGTCTTCCACTTTAGTATAAACATCAAATCCTTTTTCTTCGGCTAATAGATAATCTTTTCCGCTTTCGTCCCTTACCAGTTTTTGATTGTCCTGTTCGTGATTCCAGCCAGTAGGGGTGATTTCGTGAATGTTTCTTCTTTTTAGAACGTTGTAATCGTTTCTTTTAGTGTGTTCTCTTCTTGGCAGCGGTGCATCAGCGGTGTTTAGCCAATAGTTTTTCCCGTCAATATGTGCCCAGCTTGAAGAACCTTCGTATCTCGGACTGTCATCCACCTGATATACTTTTTGTGACCATTGTCCTTTTACGTTTTTGGCTGTCAATTTGTTAAACTTCCACGTATTATCTTTGTAAAAAGAATATAAATCGGTGTTTTCATAAAGCCAGTCCTGTCTCCAGTGCTTTACAATGTCGTTTTCTCCCTTCCCAACAATTAACAAATGCTGTAATACTATTTTGCTGGGTTTGTCCTCCAGTAATTCTATCCATTCAAGTGCAGATTCATGTTTTGTTTCTGATGGTTTGTAGCTGGCAGAATCTTTTGGATACTTGAAAGTTTCAGTAAAGTTGAATTTTACTTCATAGCAGCCGCACATCGACTTGATGGCTTTTATGTCTTCTTTTTTAGCGTCTTGACTGAATCCAATAAGGCTTGTAATAGTCATTAATACAGTTAGATAAGTCTTTTTTGTGTTCATAATTGGTTTTTTATTTTTAAAAATTTTTTGACAAATATATTAAATTTATTTAGAATAAATAAAAATAACTATATATTTGCATCACTTATTAAGACTAAATAAAAATAATGAAACATAGAATTACTTTCTTTTCTGCTCTCCTTTTTTATCAGATTTCTTTCGCCCAGCAAAAGAAAAAAGATAGTATTCAAACTAATGAATTGTTAGAGGTAATGGTGGTTACAGGAACAAGAACAGAGAGAGTTCTTTCGTCATTGCCGTTACCGATGACCATAATTACTTCGGCAGAAATTGCTAAAACTGGCGTAACGAGATTGAATGAAATTTTAAATGAGCAGACAGGAATTATCCTGATTCCGGACGAAAGTGGTTTTGAGGGTATTCAGATGCAGGGTTTAGATTCGGCTTACACTATGGTTTTAATTGACGGTGTGCCTTTGGTAGGAAGAAGCGCAGGAGTTCTTGATTTATCAAGAGTTTCTGTCGGAAATATCGAAAGAATTGAGATTGTAAAAGGTGCTTCATCTGCTTTGTACGGTTCCGAAGCCATGGGCGGAGTGATTAATGTAATTACAAAAAAGCCGAAAAAAGATATGTTTTCGGGCAGTCTTTCTTATCGATATGCTTCTTTTAATACTAATGATGCTAATGCAAATCTTCTTTGGAAAAAGAAGAAGTTTTCGGCTAATTTATTTGCTAATTTCTATTCCTCTGATGGATACGATTTAGATAAAAGTACGCCTTTAAAAAATCTCGAAAATTTTTACAATTACACCATTCAGCCCAAGCTGTACTATGATTTTTCAGAAAATCTAAAGCTGATTGTGAGCAATCGTTTCTATAATCAGAAAATGGATAACGCTGCCATAATTGATGCTGAAAATTACAAAGGAGACGCAGCAGAAAACGAATGGAATTCCCAAGTAAAATTGGAACACAAATGGAATTCAAAACTCTATTCGGAATATGAATTATATGCTACCAATTATAAAAATGATTCGTTTTTGAATGATGAAAACGATGTGCTTTATGATAAAACCTATTATAATCAATGGCTTTTTCGACCAGAAGCAAGAACAACTTTGGCAATAAATAATGACAAGCTTACTGCTGGAATAGGACTGAATTATGAAACTTTGGACAGAACTTATTTTAGTAAAAATGTAGAATTCACTTCTGAATATGTTTTTGTGCAATACGATTGGAATCCAAGCGAAAAATGGAATATTCTTGCGGGATTTAGATATGATAATCACAGTGAATATGCCTCGCAGTTAAGTCCAAAATTAGCCGTAAATTATAAAATCAATACTGATTTTTCTGTAAAAGGATCTGTTGGTTACGGTTACAAAGCGCCTGATTTTCGCCAGCTGTATTTTGATTTTTCTAATCCGTCGGTTGGTTATACGGTTTTGGGCTATAATGTTGCCGAAGATCGCTTGAATCAATTGGATGCTGAAGGCCAAATTTTGAAAAGAGTAGAAGGGATCAGTTTCAATACTCCATTGGAAGCCGAAAGTGCCGTGAATGTCAATTTTGGAACTTTTTACAAAAGAAATAAATTGAAAGTTGATGCAAACGCATTTTACAATTCGATAAGTAATTTGATTGATACGAGAGTGGTGGCTCAAAAAAACAATAGCCAGAACGTTTTTAGTTATTTCAATGTCAGCGAAGTTTTTACTTATGGGTTAGAATTTAATTCGGCTTATAATTTTACCAATGAATTTTCTGCATCAATCGGTTATCAATATTTGACTGCGAAAGACAAATCGGTTGTTGATAATTTTGAGAATTATCAATACATCAGAAATGCTGAACTGCAAACCATTAAAATTAATAAATCGGATTATTTCGGTTTGTACAATCGTTCGAAACATACTGCCAATATTAAAATGGCATATACGATTCCGAAAATAAAAACAGATGTCAATCTGCGTGTTTTTTACCGAAGCAGATACGGTTTGTATGACACTAATGGAAATCAGATTCTGGACAAACACGACACTTTTGTAGATGATTATTTTACAGCTAATCTTTCGGTTTCAAAATACATAACAGACAAAATACTATTTCAGGCTGGTGCCAATAATTTACTTAATTATACCGATCCAAGTCAAATTCCAAACCTTTCCGGAAGACAGCTTTTTGCACGAATTCAATACAATTTTTAATTAACCCTTATTTAAACACTTTTACAATGAAAACAAATTTTTTAAAACTTTCGATTTTAGCCTTGACACTTTTTATCGCATCGTGCAGTAATGATGATAATGATCCAATACCTGCTGTAGTAACTCAAAAATTTTCTAATCTTTATGCACCGCAGACAGGTGGACAAGCAGTACCAGCGGGTGGCGAATTTACAAAATTCAGTTTTTCTGAAAACAAAGTTGTAACCAATGATAATTGGGATATTGCTTTCCGAGGAACGACTATAATCGTAAATGGAGGAGCTAAATACAATGCCGCAGATGCAGGTGAACCAGCGAGAACAGGATCAGGATTAGTAAGTTCTGTTTCTGGAACATTTGCTAGTGTAACTACTTTTCCAGTGGCAACTAGTTTTAAAGCAGATGCAACTTCAGTTTATGCAATTCCTACAGGAAGCGGAAATGGTTGGTATTCGTATAATTCAACAACACACATTATTTCGGCTATTGCAGGAAAAGTATTTGTGGTAAAAACGCATGATGGCAAGTATGCAAAATTCGAAATCTTAAGTTATTATAAAGATGCGCCTGTAACACCAGATGCTACATCTGTGTCGCCTTATTATACTTTTAATTTTGCTTATCAGGCAAATAGTACAACGACATTTTAATTAGATAAGCAAATTAGTTAGTTTTGTTTTTTTTGAAGAAGAGAGGCTGTTCTAAATGGGCAGCCCTTTTTTTGACATACTAATAACGGAATTTTGAATCTTTTTATGTAAAAAATTAAGGAGAGACCGTCTCAAACTACAGACCGTCTCTCCTCTGGTTAACTAATGGTTAGTTGATTTTTTTTTTTGGTTTTTTGAGCTACAGCGATTTTTAATTCATTGCTAATCCTTCTGATTTACTTATTTTAGTAATCTCGCCTATTGAACTCACTAATATATTTTGAGTTTTGTTATTTTTTTTAAGTTTCAAAAGGTATGCTTTTTTCAATATTTGCCCTTTTTCTTGTGAATATACAAACTTACTTTGGGTAACTGTCCATTCAGGATAGGCAAGATAAACTGTTTTCATAAGTTCTCTCGGCAATTCCACATTTACATATTTTTCGGAAACAGACATTAATATTCCTTTTTCATTGTAAGTAGCTGTTAAAGATCCCTTTTTGCTTTCTAAAGTCACTAAATAGCTGTCAAAATCTTTGCAGCCATCATCCACTTTATACGAAAGAAATTCGTTTTGAGTATTTCTGACAACTGCATCAGGATTGTTGTCTGGGATGTATTTAGTAAAATCATTTTTTGATGATACTACTACTTCAGGCAGCTCTTCAATTTTTGTTTCTTTATTTACTTTTTTTTCTTGTGAATAAGATACAGTAAATAAGCTTACACATAAAGCGAAGGTGATAATTGTTCTCATAATTTTTATATTTTTTATGTTATATTTTTGTGTTTTTTGTGTTTTTTTGTTAGGATAAAAGTATAAACTATTTTTCAATCGACAAAATATTTTGTTATTAAATTTATAAAAAAAATGTGTTTTTTTTATAAATATCAAAATCTATAACGTTTTTTATGTTTTTAAATTAAATTATATTTAATATTTTAACAAAAGTCATTGTTTTTAAAACTGATCTTTCTGCAAACAGCTAATTAAACGAAAACGTTTGAATTAAATTGATGCTAAAAGTGTAAAAAATCCGACAAAATTATCCATTTATAGATTGCAGAAAGAAGTAGAATAGAAAATCTTAAAATGTATATTTATAGTTTGGATTTTAATTCATTTGGGTACTGATAAGGAATCAAAATTTGTTTTTTTATAGTTGAAATACAATTT of Flavobacterium marginilacus contains these proteins:
- the argS gene encoding arginine--tRNA ligase, whose product is MSLSNILTPSIEKAIQTLFDVTIDKIEFQATRKEFEGDITMVIFPLLKVVKSNPVELGNKIGNYLVENVSEVARFNVVSGFLNIVIADSYYLNFFNGIRSTDKFGFVTPSADDKAVMVEYSSPNTNKPLHLGHVRNNLLGYSVAEIIKASGKKVYKTQIINDRGIHICKSMLAWQKFGNGETPESTGLKGDKLVGNYYVAFDKAYKEEINQLISQGKTEDEAKKQAPIILEAQQMLLDWEAGKPEVIELWKKMNQWVYDGFGTTYKNLGVDFDSYYYESNTYLLGKDVVQVGLDKGIFEKDPDGSVWIDLTDEGLDRKIVLRSDGTAVYMTQDIGTAIQRVKDMPDVGGMVYTVGNEQDYHFKVLFLILKKLGFDWASNLFHLSYGMVDLPSGKMKSREGTVVDADDLMNEMTATAQKISEDLGKLDGYSADEKAKLFNTIGLGALKYYILKVDPKKRILFNPEESVDFAGNTGPFIQYTYARIQSILRKADFDLNAVSGVAEVHEKEKELIKQLELFPEVIQNAANNHSPALIANYTYDLVREYNSFYQAVSILGETDLAKKTFRVQLSKKVADVIADSFSLLGINVPERM
- a CDS encoding DUF6686 family protein is translated as MCNLKVLNRTSNGILLFCQHRDMYQLLFNNLTFDLSGIEMTSFANYIDQIDIDYWEREYKNSIYDKKIPIPTLQSNFIILLNRKELEELRFLVDCVSEDKILKPVEINYLIISN
- a CDS encoding DUF6607 family protein codes for the protein MNTKKTYLTVLMTITSLIGFSQDAKKEDIKAIKSMCGCYEVKFNFTETFKYPKDSASYKPSETKHESALEWIELLEDKPSKIVLQHLLIVGKGENDIVKHWRQDWLYENTDLYSFYKDNTWKFNKLTAKNVKGQWSQKVYQVDDSPRYEGSSSWAHIDGKNYWLNTADAPLPRREHTKRNDYNVLKRRNIHEITPTGWNHEQDNQKLVRDESGKDYLLAEEKGFDVYTKVEDSKCLLAQNWWKNNKEVWAKVRSKWEKVYGSNKDLSLQNKVNKKSLFSLLFDLKPTATQAEVDAIIDSFVIK
- a CDS encoding TonB-dependent receptor plug domain-containing protein: MKHRITFFSALLFYQISFAQQKKKDSIQTNELLEVMVVTGTRTERVLSSLPLPMTIITSAEIAKTGVTRLNEILNEQTGIILIPDESGFEGIQMQGLDSAYTMVLIDGVPLVGRSAGVLDLSRVSVGNIERIEIVKGASSALYGSEAMGGVINVITKKPKKDMFSGSLSYRYASFNTNDANANLLWKKKKFSANLFANFYSSDGYDLDKSTPLKNLENFYNYTIQPKLYYDFSENLKLIVSNRFYNQKMDNAAIIDAENYKGDAAENEWNSQVKLEHKWNSKLYSEYELYATNYKNDSFLNDENDVLYDKTYYNQWLFRPEARTTLAINNDKLTAGIGLNYETLDRTYFSKNVEFTSEYVFVQYDWNPSEKWNILAGFRYDNHSEYASQLSPKLAVNYKINTDFSVKGSVGYGYKAPDFRQLYFDFSNPSVGYTVLGYNVAEDRLNQLDAEGQILKRVEGISFNTPLEAESAVNVNFGTFYKRNKLKVDANAFYNSISNLIDTRVVAQKNNSQNVFSYFNVSEVFTYGLEFNSAYNFTNEFSASIGYQYLTAKDKSVVDNFENYQYIRNAELQTIKINKSDYFGLYNRSKHTANIKMAYTIPKIKTDVNLRVFYRSRYGLYDTNGNQILDKHDTFVDDYFTANLSVSKYITDKILFQAGANNLLNYTDPSQIPNLSGRQLFARIQYNF
- a CDS encoding HmuY family protein gives rise to the protein MKTNFLKLSILALTLFIASCSNDDNDPIPAVVTQKFSNLYAPQTGGQAVPAGGEFTKFSFSENKVVTNDNWDIAFRGTTIIVNGGAKYNAADAGEPARTGSGLVSSVSGTFASVTTFPVATSFKADATSVYAIPTGSGNGWYSYNSTTHIISAIAGKVFVVKTHDGKYAKFEILSYYKDAPVTPDATSVSPYYTFNFAYQANSTTTF